In Oryza brachyantha chromosome 1, ObraRS2, whole genome shotgun sequence, the following are encoded in one genomic region:
- the LOC102720655 gene encoding protein SRG1-like, whose protein sequence is MDSAAAAVCAEKASETIKIGQVDDVQELHTVPERYIRDGDDRPNGGAEVCALEIPVIDVGELRRGGEEELDKLRLACKQWGFFQVVNHGVEEEVMEEMEKAAREFFMLPLEEKEKYPMEPGGIQGYGHAFVFSEDQKLDWCNMLALGVEPAFIRRPNLWPTTPANFSGTLETYSVEIRELCLRLLDHIAAALGLAPGRFNGMFGEAVQAVRMNFYPPCPRPELVLGLSPHSDGSAVTVLQQDAAFAGLQVLRDGAWVPVQPVPGALVVNIGDTLEVLTNGRYKSVEHRAVASGEHDRLSVVTFYAPAYDVELGPMPEFVAGGEPCRYRRYNHGEYSRHYVTSRLEGKKTLEFAKI, encoded by the exons ATGGattctgctgctgccgccgtctGCGCGGAGAAGGCGAGCGAGACCATCAAGATCGGGCAGGTGGACGACGTGCAGGAGCTGCACACCGTGCCGGAGCGGTACATcagggacggcgacgaccggccgAACGGCGGTGCCGAAGTGTGCGCGCTGGAAATTCCGGTGATCGACGTCGGCGagctgcggcgcggcggcgaggaggagctcgacAAGCTCAGGCTCGCCTGCAAGCAGTGGGGCTTCTTCCAG GTTGTGAACCatggcgtggaggaggaggtgatggaggagatggagaaggCGGCGAGGGAGTTCTTCATGCTGCCgctggaggagaaggagaagtaCCCCATGGAGCCCGGCGGCATCCAGGGCTACGGCCACGCCTTCGTCTTCTCCGAGGACCAGAAGCTCGACTGGTGCAACATGCTCGCCCTCGGCGTCGAGCCGGCCTTCATCCGCCGTCCCAACCTCTGGCCAACAACTCCGGCCAACTTCAG TGGGACGCTGGAGACGTACTCGGTGGAGATCAGGGAGCTGTGCCTCCGGCTGCTGGACCAcatcgcggcggcgctggggcTGGCTCCGGGGAGGTTCAACGGCATGTTCGGCGAGGCGGTGCAGGCGGTGAGGATGAACTTCTACCCGCCGTGCCCGCGGCCGGAGCTGGTGCTGGGGCTGAGCCCGCACTCCGACGGCAGCGCGGTGACCGTGCTCCAGCAGGACGCGGCGTTCGCCGGCCTGCAGGTGCTCCGGGACGGCGCCTGGGTGCCCGTCCAGCCCGTCCCCGGCGCCCTCGTCGTCAACATCGGCGACACGCTCGAGGTGCTCACCAACGGCAGGTACAAGAGCGTCGAGCACCGGGCGGTGGCCAGCGGCGAGCACGACCGCCTGTCCGTCGTCACGTTCTACGCGCCGGCCTACGACGTCGAGCTCGGCCCGATGCCGgagttcgtcgccggcggcgagccgtgCAGGTACCGGAGGTACAACCACGGCGAGTACAGCCGCCACTACGTGACCAGCCGGCTCGAGGGCAAGAAGACGCTTGAATTCGCCAAGATCTAA
- the LOC102699747 gene encoding probable potassium transporter 2, whose translation MDAEAGDPGADQLPWRQHYRNLLLLAYQSFGVVYGDLSTSPLYVYKSTFSGGLHRYQDEQTVFGVLSLIFWTFTLIPLLKYVVIVLSADDNGEGGPFALYSLLCRHAKLSLLPNQQAADEELSTYYRSGFAPRNGSLPWLRSFMEKHKKTRTMLLLIVLCGASMVIGDGILTPAISVLSSMSGLQVEATGLQDSSVVLLSCILLVGLFALQHRGTQKVAFVFAPIVIIWLFCIGGIGLYNIIHWNPRIYQALSPYYIVKFFRTTGKDGWIALGGILLSMTGSEAMFADLGHFTSSSVRLAFVTIIYPCLILQYMGQAAFLSRNIVHMPTGFYDSIPGPIFWPVFVVATLAAIVGSQAVISATFSIVKQCHSMGCFPRVKVVHTSRWIHGQIYIPEINWILMVLCVAVTVAFRDITLIGNAYGIACMTVMLVTTFLMALIVIFVWQKNIIFALSFFLLFGSVEVVYLSSSLMKVPQGGWVPLVLAFVFMSVMYIWHYGTRRKYQFDLQNKVSMRYVLSLGPSLGIVRVPGIGLIYTELVTGVPSIFTHFVTNLPAFHEVLVFLCVKSVPLPYVPEDERYLVGRIGPREYRMYRCIVRYGYKDVQRDDENFENMLVMSIAKFIMMEAEDASSSASYDIANEGRMAVITANDDYGAPLAVRDLDGLADSVTTRSSKSESLRSLQSSYEQESPSVSRRQVRFELPEEDDMDSQVKDELSALVEAKHAGVAYIMGHSYIKARKHSSFLKTFAIDVGYSFLRKNCRGPSVTLHIPHISLIEVGMIYQV comes from the exons ATGGACGCCGAGGCCGGCGACCCCGGCGCCGACCAGCTGCCG TGGAGGCAACACTACAGGAATTTACTGCTTTTAGCATACCAGAGTTTTGGTGTTGTTTATGGGGACCTAAGCACATCACCtctttatgtgtataaaagtaCATTCTCAGGAGGGCTACACCGGTATCAAGATGAGCAGACAGTATTTGGTGTACTTTCCTTGATATTTTGGACCTTCACACTCATTCCTTTGCTGAAGTATGTCGTCATTGTACTAAGTGCCGATGATAATGGTGAAG GTGGGCCATTTGCTCTTTATTCACTGCTTTGCAGGCATGCAAAACTTAGTTTGCTTCCAAACCAACAAGCAGCAGATGAGGAGCTATCAACATACTACAGAAGTGGGTTTGCACCACGCAATGGATCTTTACCTTGGCTAAGAAGTTTTATGGAGAAGCACAAGAAGACCAGAACCATGCTTCTCCTCATAGTTCTGTGTGGTGCTAGCATGGTGATTGGCGATGGTATCCTTACCCCAGCAATCTCAG TTCTGTCATCTATGTCTGGATTGCAAGTTGAAGCTACTGGTTTACAGGATA GTTCTGTTGTGCTCCTTTCATGCATATTATTAGTTGGACTATTTGCATTGCAACACCGAGGCACTCAGAAGGTAGCATTCGTGTTTGCACCGATTGTCATCATCTGGCTCTTTTGCATTGGTGGAATCGGTTTATACAACATAATACATTGGAACCCAAGGATATACCAAGCTCTCTCTCCATATTATATTGTTAAGTTCTTTAGAACAACTGGTAAAGATGGCTGGATTGCTCTAGGAGGGATACTTCTTTCTATGACAG GCAGTGAAGCTATGTTTGCCGACCTCGGCCACTTCACAAGTTCATCTGTTAGG CTAGCTTTTGTTACCATCATATATCCTTGTCTTATATTACAATATATGGGTCAAGCGGCATTTCTATCAAGAAATATCGTTCACATGCCCACAGGTTTCTATGACTCTATCCCAG GACCTATATTTTGGCCTGTGTTTGTGGTGGCCACTCTCGCTGCTATTGTTGGTAGCCAAGCTGTCATTTCAGCAACATTCTCTATTGTGAAGCAATGCCACTCTATGGGATGTTTCCCACGAGTTAAGGTTGTCCACACATCAAGGTGGATCCATGGGCAGATATACATTCCTGAAATAAATTGGATCCTTATGGTGCTCTGTGTAGCTGTCACTGTTGCATTCCGTGATATTACTCTAATTGGTAACGCTTATG GTATTGCTTGCATGACTGTTATGCTTGTTACTACATTCTTGATGGCATTGATCGTGATCTTTGTTTGGCAAAAGAACATAATATTTGccctatctttctttttattattcgGATCCGTTGAAGTTGTTTACCTCTCCTCATCCCTCATGAAGGTTCCTCAGGGAGGATGGGTGCCTCTTGTGCTTGCTTTTGTATTCATGTCTGTGATGTACATCTGGCATTATGGGACAAGGAGGAAGTACCAGTTTGATCTTCAGAATAAAGTATCAATGAGATATGTCCTGTCATTGGGTCCAAGCCTTGGCATAGTTCGTGTTCCAGGAATCGGACTGATTTACACAGAGCTGGTGACTGGTGTACCCTCCATCTTCACACATTTTGTCACTAATCTCCCTGCCTTTCATGAAGTCCTAGTTTTTCTTTGTGTCAAGTCAGTGCCACTACCATATGTGCCAGAAGATGAACGATACCTTGTGGGCAGGATTGGACCTAGAGAATATCGGATGTACCGCTGCATTGTTAGGTATGGTTACAAAGATGTCCAGAGAGatgatgaaaattttgagaacaTGTTAGTTATGAGCATTGCGAAGTTCATTATGATGGAAGCTGAGGATGCATCTTCATCGGCAAGTTATGATATCGCCAATGAAGGGCGAATGGCTGTCATAACAGCAAATGATGACTATGGCGCTCCACTGGCTGTGAGAGATCTCGATGGCCTAGCTGACTCCGTGACCACGAGGAGCAGCAAATCAGAGAGTCTTCGAAGTTTACAGTCCTCTTATGAGCAGGAATCACCTAGTGTAAGCCGGAGACAAGTTCGCTTTGAGCTGCCAGAGGAGGATGACATGGATTCACAGGTTAAAGATGAGCTATCAGCACTTGTGGAAGCAAAACATGCAGGCGTAGCCTATATCATGGGGCATTCTTATATCAAAGCTAGGAAGCACTCTAGTTTTCTGAAGACATTTGCAATTGATGTTGGCTATTCTTTCCTACGGAAGAACTGCAGAGGTCCATCAGTCACACTTCATATTCCACATATTAGTTTGATAGAGGTTGGTATGATCTACCAAGTATAG
- the LOC102720929 gene encoding spermatogenesis-associated protein 20 isoform X2 yields the protein MVFVNYVGYSTCHWCHVMEVESFENDEIAKILNDGFVSIKVDREERPDVDKVYMTYVSALYGGGGWPLSVFLSPNLKPLMGGTYFPPDDKYGRPGFKTILRKVKEAWETKRDALEKTGNVVIEQLRDALSAKASSQDMPNDLAVVSVDKCVEKLAGSFDPKFGGYGSAPKFPRPVENCVMLYKFRKHLESQQVSESQNIMKMVTHTLECMARGGVHDHVGGGFHRYSVDECWHVPHFEKMLYDQGQIANVYLDTFLITGNEYYSSVVRDILDYLRRDMIGEEGEIYSAEDADSAEYDGAPRKREGAFYVWTSEEIEDTLGDNAELFKNHYYVKSSGNCDLSGMSDPHNEFKGKNVLIERKQASLMASKCGKSVDEYAHILGDCRHKLFDVRSKRPRPHLDDKVIVSWNGLAISAFARASRILKSEPTGTRFCFPVTGCNPEEYLGVAEKAARFIKEKLYDASSNRLNHSYRNGPAKAPGFLDDYAFLISGLLDLYEYGGKIEWLMWAAQLQIIQDELFLDKQGGGYFNTPGEDPSVLLRVKEDYDGAEPSGNSVAAINLIRLSSIFDAAKSDGYRHNVEHLLAVFQKRLRELGIALPLMCCAADMLSVPSRKQVVLVGKKESAEFQQMVAAAFSTYDPNRTVIQIDTRDTEEMGFWESNNANFAQMARSSPPGKPAVAHVCQDFKCSPPVSSPDALRELLNKTVAAATSSAAA from the exons ATGGTGTTCGTAAATTATG TTGGCTACAGCACATGCCATTG GTGTCATGTAATGGAGGTGGAGTCTTTTGAGAATGATGAAATCGCAAAGATCCTAAATGATGGGTTTGTTAGCATCAAG GTGGATCGTGAAGAACGACCGGATGTGGACAAG GTGTATATGACATATGTGTCAGCACTGTATGGCGGTGGTGGTTGGCCTTTGAGTGTATTTTTGTCCCCTAATTTGAAACCGTTGATGGGTGGTACATACTTTCCTCCCGATGATAAGTATGGAAGACCAGGGTTCAAGACTATTTTAAG GAAGGTTAAGGAGGCCTGGGAAACTAAACGCGATGCGCTTGAGAAGACAGGAAATGTGGTCATCGAACAACTGAGAGATGCATTATCTGCTAAGGCTAGCTCTCAAGATATGCCAAATGATCTGGCTGTTGTTTCTGTGGATAAATGTGTTGAAAAG TTAGCAGGCAGTTTTGATCCAAAATTCGGTGGATATGGCTCTGCTCCAAAGTTTCCAAGGCCTGTTGAAAATTGTGTAATGTTATATAAATTTCGGAAGCATTTGGAATCTCAACAGGTGAGTGAATCCCAAAACATAATGAAGATGGTAACTCATACATTGGAATGCATGGCAAGGGGTGGAGTTCATGACCACGTTGGAGGTGGCTTTCATAGATATAGTGTGGATGAGTGCTGGCATG TCCCACATTTTGAGAAGATGTTGTACGACCAAGGACAGATAGCTAATGTATATCTAGATACATTTCTGATCACGGGAAATGAGTATTATTCTTCTGTTGTACGTGATATACTTGATTACTTGAGGAGAGACATGATCGGAGAAGAAGGTGAAATTTACTCAGCAGAAGATGCTGATAGTGCAGAATATGATGGTGCCCCAAGAAAAAGGGAGGGGGCTTTCTATGTGTGGACTAGTGAGGAG ATCGAAGACACACTCGGGGATAATGCTGAGCTATTCAAGAATCATTATTATGTCAAATCATCTGGCAATTGTGACCTCTCGGGGATGAGTGATCCTCACAATGAGTTCAAGGGGAAAAATGTGCTAATAGAAAGAAAACAAGCTTCTTTGATGGCATCGAAGTGTGGCAAGTCTGTTGATGAATATGCTCATATCCTGGGGGATTGTCGGCATAAGTTGTTTGATGTCCGGTCAAAAAGGCCAAGGCCGCATTTGGATGATAAG GTTATTGTCTCATGGAATGGACTAGCTATATCTGCTTTTGCAAGAGCTTCCCGAATTCTGAAATCAGAACCAACTGGAACCAGATTCTGTTTCCCAGTAACTGGGTGCAAT CCAGAGGAATATCTTGGAGTTGCAGAAAAGGCAGCACGTTttataaaggaaaaattatatgatgcAAGCTCAAATAGGCTGAATCACAGTTATCGAAATGGGCCAGCAAAAGCACCTGgttttttggatgattatGCTTTCCTAATCAGTGGGTTGCTGGATCTCTATGAGTATGGTGGTAAGATAGAGTGGCTTATGTGGGCTGCACAGCTTCAAATCATTCAG GATGAATTGTTCTTAGATAAACAAGGTGGTGGCTATTTCAATACTCCTGGAGAAGACCCTTCTGTTCTTCTGCGTGTTAAAGAAGATTATGATGGTGCAGAGCCTTCTGGTAACTCAGTAGCTGCTATAAACTTGATCAGATTGTCCAGTATATTTGATGCTGCAAAATCTGATGGTTATAGACATAATGTTGAGCATCTCCTG gcCGTCTTCCAGAAGAGGCTGAGGGAACTTGGTATAGCATTGCCGTTGATGTGTTGTGCTGCAGACATGTTATCTGTCCCCTCCAGGAAGCAGGTGGTGCTGGTGGGTAAAAAAGAATCGGCTGAATTTCAACAAATGGTTGCAGCCGCGTTTTCGACATATGATCCAAATAGAACT GTGATCCAAATAGACACCAGGGACACGGAGGAAATGGGATTCTGGGAGAGCAACAACGCGAATTTCGCGCAAATGGCACGGAGCAGCCCGCCGGGGAAGCCAGCGGTGGCGCACGTCTGCCAGGACTTCAAGTGCAGTCCTCCGGTGAGCTCTCCAGATGCGCTCCGCGAGCTGCTCAACAAGACGGTGGCAGCTGCCACTTCGTCCGCTGCTGCCTGA
- the LOC102720929 gene encoding spermatogenesis-associated protein 20 isoform X1, with protein MAASAAFAPVFSALPPQPLPMLSTLLRRLDAASTPPLRALAAMSSSGGASSFSSSSSGHGGRAPNRLAAEHSPYLLQHAHNPVDWYPWGEEAFEKARRKDVPIFLSIGYSTCHWCHVMEVESFENDEIAKILNDGFVSIKVDREERPDVDKVYMTYVSALYGGGGWPLSVFLSPNLKPLMGGTYFPPDDKYGRPGFKTILRKVKEAWETKRDALEKTGNVVIEQLRDALSAKASSQDMPNDLAVVSVDKCVEKLAGSFDPKFGGYGSAPKFPRPVENCVMLYKFRKHLESQQVSESQNIMKMVTHTLECMARGGVHDHVGGGFHRYSVDECWHVPHFEKMLYDQGQIANVYLDTFLITGNEYYSSVVRDILDYLRRDMIGEEGEIYSAEDADSAEYDGAPRKREGAFYVWTSEEIEDTLGDNAELFKNHYYVKSSGNCDLSGMSDPHNEFKGKNVLIERKQASLMASKCGKSVDEYAHILGDCRHKLFDVRSKRPRPHLDDKVIVSWNGLAISAFARASRILKSEPTGTRFCFPVTGCNPEEYLGVAEKAARFIKEKLYDASSNRLNHSYRNGPAKAPGFLDDYAFLISGLLDLYEYGGKIEWLMWAAQLQIIQDELFLDKQGGGYFNTPGEDPSVLLRVKEDYDGAEPSGNSVAAINLIRLSSIFDAAKSDGYRHNVEHLLAVFQKRLRELGIALPLMCCAADMLSVPSRKQVVLVGKKESAEFQQMVAAAFSTYDPNRTVIQIDTRDTEEMGFWESNNANFAQMARSSPPGKPAVAHVCQDFKCSPPVSSPDALRELLNKTVAAATSSAAA; from the exons atggcagcctccgCCGCTTTTGCCCCCGTCTTCTCCGCCCTTCCACCCCAACCGCTTCCCATGCTCTCCACgcttctccgccgcctcgacgccgcctcgacgccgccgctccgcgcACTCGCCGCCATGTCGTCGTCCGGCGGCGcgtcctccttctcctcctcgtcgtcggggCACGGAGGGCGGGCGCCgaaccgcctcgccgccgagcaCAGCCCCTACCTGCTGCAGCACGCGCACAACCCG GTCGATTGGTATCCCTGGGGAGAAGAGGCTTTCGAGAAAGCTCGCAGAAAAGACGTTCCCATCTTTCTATCAA TTGGCTACAGCACATGCCATTG GTGTCATGTAATGGAGGTGGAGTCTTTTGAGAATGATGAAATCGCAAAGATCCTAAATGATGGGTTTGTTAGCATCAAG GTGGATCGTGAAGAACGACCGGATGTGGACAAG GTGTATATGACATATGTGTCAGCACTGTATGGCGGTGGTGGTTGGCCTTTGAGTGTATTTTTGTCCCCTAATTTGAAACCGTTGATGGGTGGTACATACTTTCCTCCCGATGATAAGTATGGAAGACCAGGGTTCAAGACTATTTTAAG GAAGGTTAAGGAGGCCTGGGAAACTAAACGCGATGCGCTTGAGAAGACAGGAAATGTGGTCATCGAACAACTGAGAGATGCATTATCTGCTAAGGCTAGCTCTCAAGATATGCCAAATGATCTGGCTGTTGTTTCTGTGGATAAATGTGTTGAAAAG TTAGCAGGCAGTTTTGATCCAAAATTCGGTGGATATGGCTCTGCTCCAAAGTTTCCAAGGCCTGTTGAAAATTGTGTAATGTTATATAAATTTCGGAAGCATTTGGAATCTCAACAGGTGAGTGAATCCCAAAACATAATGAAGATGGTAACTCATACATTGGAATGCATGGCAAGGGGTGGAGTTCATGACCACGTTGGAGGTGGCTTTCATAGATATAGTGTGGATGAGTGCTGGCATG TCCCACATTTTGAGAAGATGTTGTACGACCAAGGACAGATAGCTAATGTATATCTAGATACATTTCTGATCACGGGAAATGAGTATTATTCTTCTGTTGTACGTGATATACTTGATTACTTGAGGAGAGACATGATCGGAGAAGAAGGTGAAATTTACTCAGCAGAAGATGCTGATAGTGCAGAATATGATGGTGCCCCAAGAAAAAGGGAGGGGGCTTTCTATGTGTGGACTAGTGAGGAG ATCGAAGACACACTCGGGGATAATGCTGAGCTATTCAAGAATCATTATTATGTCAAATCATCTGGCAATTGTGACCTCTCGGGGATGAGTGATCCTCACAATGAGTTCAAGGGGAAAAATGTGCTAATAGAAAGAAAACAAGCTTCTTTGATGGCATCGAAGTGTGGCAAGTCTGTTGATGAATATGCTCATATCCTGGGGGATTGTCGGCATAAGTTGTTTGATGTCCGGTCAAAAAGGCCAAGGCCGCATTTGGATGATAAG GTTATTGTCTCATGGAATGGACTAGCTATATCTGCTTTTGCAAGAGCTTCCCGAATTCTGAAATCAGAACCAACTGGAACCAGATTCTGTTTCCCAGTAACTGGGTGCAAT CCAGAGGAATATCTTGGAGTTGCAGAAAAGGCAGCACGTTttataaaggaaaaattatatgatgcAAGCTCAAATAGGCTGAATCACAGTTATCGAAATGGGCCAGCAAAAGCACCTGgttttttggatgattatGCTTTCCTAATCAGTGGGTTGCTGGATCTCTATGAGTATGGTGGTAAGATAGAGTGGCTTATGTGGGCTGCACAGCTTCAAATCATTCAG GATGAATTGTTCTTAGATAAACAAGGTGGTGGCTATTTCAATACTCCTGGAGAAGACCCTTCTGTTCTTCTGCGTGTTAAAGAAGATTATGATGGTGCAGAGCCTTCTGGTAACTCAGTAGCTGCTATAAACTTGATCAGATTGTCCAGTATATTTGATGCTGCAAAATCTGATGGTTATAGACATAATGTTGAGCATCTCCTG gcCGTCTTCCAGAAGAGGCTGAGGGAACTTGGTATAGCATTGCCGTTGATGTGTTGTGCTGCAGACATGTTATCTGTCCCCTCCAGGAAGCAGGTGGTGCTGGTGGGTAAAAAAGAATCGGCTGAATTTCAACAAATGGTTGCAGCCGCGTTTTCGACATATGATCCAAATAGAACT GTGATCCAAATAGACACCAGGGACACGGAGGAAATGGGATTCTGGGAGAGCAACAACGCGAATTTCGCGCAAATGGCACGGAGCAGCCCGCCGGGGAAGCCAGCGGTGGCGCACGTCTGCCAGGACTTCAAGTGCAGTCCTCCGGTGAGCTCTCCAGATGCGCTCCGCGAGCTGCTCAACAAGACGGTGGCAGCTGCCACTTCGTCCGCTGCTGCCTGA
- the LOC102720929 gene encoding spermatogenesis-associated protein 20 isoform X3 codes for MTYVSALYGGGGWPLSVFLSPNLKPLMGGTYFPPDDKYGRPGFKTILRKVKEAWETKRDALEKTGNVVIEQLRDALSAKASSQDMPNDLAVVSVDKCVEKLAGSFDPKFGGYGSAPKFPRPVENCVMLYKFRKHLESQQVSESQNIMKMVTHTLECMARGGVHDHVGGGFHRYSVDECWHVPHFEKMLYDQGQIANVYLDTFLITGNEYYSSVVRDILDYLRRDMIGEEGEIYSAEDADSAEYDGAPRKREGAFYVWTSEEIEDTLGDNAELFKNHYYVKSSGNCDLSGMSDPHNEFKGKNVLIERKQASLMASKCGKSVDEYAHILGDCRHKLFDVRSKRPRPHLDDKVIVSWNGLAISAFARASRILKSEPTGTRFCFPVTGCNPEEYLGVAEKAARFIKEKLYDASSNRLNHSYRNGPAKAPGFLDDYAFLISGLLDLYEYGGKIEWLMWAAQLQIIQDELFLDKQGGGYFNTPGEDPSVLLRVKEDYDGAEPSGNSVAAINLIRLSSIFDAAKSDGYRHNVEHLLAVFQKRLRELGIALPLMCCAADMLSVPSRKQVVLVGKKESAEFQQMVAAAFSTYDPNRTVIQIDTRDTEEMGFWESNNANFAQMARSSPPGKPAVAHVCQDFKCSPPVSSPDALRELLNKTVAAATSSAAA; via the exons ATGACATATGTGTCAGCACTGTATGGCGGTGGTGGTTGGCCTTTGAGTGTATTTTTGTCCCCTAATTTGAAACCGTTGATGGGTGGTACATACTTTCCTCCCGATGATAAGTATGGAAGACCAGGGTTCAAGACTATTTTAAG GAAGGTTAAGGAGGCCTGGGAAACTAAACGCGATGCGCTTGAGAAGACAGGAAATGTGGTCATCGAACAACTGAGAGATGCATTATCTGCTAAGGCTAGCTCTCAAGATATGCCAAATGATCTGGCTGTTGTTTCTGTGGATAAATGTGTTGAAAAG TTAGCAGGCAGTTTTGATCCAAAATTCGGTGGATATGGCTCTGCTCCAAAGTTTCCAAGGCCTGTTGAAAATTGTGTAATGTTATATAAATTTCGGAAGCATTTGGAATCTCAACAGGTGAGTGAATCCCAAAACATAATGAAGATGGTAACTCATACATTGGAATGCATGGCAAGGGGTGGAGTTCATGACCACGTTGGAGGTGGCTTTCATAGATATAGTGTGGATGAGTGCTGGCATG TCCCACATTTTGAGAAGATGTTGTACGACCAAGGACAGATAGCTAATGTATATCTAGATACATTTCTGATCACGGGAAATGAGTATTATTCTTCTGTTGTACGTGATATACTTGATTACTTGAGGAGAGACATGATCGGAGAAGAAGGTGAAATTTACTCAGCAGAAGATGCTGATAGTGCAGAATATGATGGTGCCCCAAGAAAAAGGGAGGGGGCTTTCTATGTGTGGACTAGTGAGGAG ATCGAAGACACACTCGGGGATAATGCTGAGCTATTCAAGAATCATTATTATGTCAAATCATCTGGCAATTGTGACCTCTCGGGGATGAGTGATCCTCACAATGAGTTCAAGGGGAAAAATGTGCTAATAGAAAGAAAACAAGCTTCTTTGATGGCATCGAAGTGTGGCAAGTCTGTTGATGAATATGCTCATATCCTGGGGGATTGTCGGCATAAGTTGTTTGATGTCCGGTCAAAAAGGCCAAGGCCGCATTTGGATGATAAG GTTATTGTCTCATGGAATGGACTAGCTATATCTGCTTTTGCAAGAGCTTCCCGAATTCTGAAATCAGAACCAACTGGAACCAGATTCTGTTTCCCAGTAACTGGGTGCAAT CCAGAGGAATATCTTGGAGTTGCAGAAAAGGCAGCACGTTttataaaggaaaaattatatgatgcAAGCTCAAATAGGCTGAATCACAGTTATCGAAATGGGCCAGCAAAAGCACCTGgttttttggatgattatGCTTTCCTAATCAGTGGGTTGCTGGATCTCTATGAGTATGGTGGTAAGATAGAGTGGCTTATGTGGGCTGCACAGCTTCAAATCATTCAG GATGAATTGTTCTTAGATAAACAAGGTGGTGGCTATTTCAATACTCCTGGAGAAGACCCTTCTGTTCTTCTGCGTGTTAAAGAAGATTATGATGGTGCAGAGCCTTCTGGTAACTCAGTAGCTGCTATAAACTTGATCAGATTGTCCAGTATATTTGATGCTGCAAAATCTGATGGTTATAGACATAATGTTGAGCATCTCCTG gcCGTCTTCCAGAAGAGGCTGAGGGAACTTGGTATAGCATTGCCGTTGATGTGTTGTGCTGCAGACATGTTATCTGTCCCCTCCAGGAAGCAGGTGGTGCTGGTGGGTAAAAAAGAATCGGCTGAATTTCAACAAATGGTTGCAGCCGCGTTTTCGACATATGATCCAAATAGAACT GTGATCCAAATAGACACCAGGGACACGGAGGAAATGGGATTCTGGGAGAGCAACAACGCGAATTTCGCGCAAATGGCACGGAGCAGCCCGCCGGGGAAGCCAGCGGTGGCGCACGTCTGCCAGGACTTCAAGTGCAGTCCTCCGGTGAGCTCTCCAGATGCGCTCCGCGAGCTGCTCAACAAGACGGTGGCAGCTGCCACTTCGTCCGCTGCTGCCTGA
- the LOC102721601 gene encoding cytochrome c1-2, heme protein, mitochondrial, giving the protein MAAGRGISKLLKRAFRPSGSSLLSSSWINHEEASGFTELRALAILGVGASGLLSFATIASADEAEHGLEAPHYPWPHAGILSSYDHASIRRGHQVYQQVCASCHSMSLISYRDLVGVAYTEEETKAMAAEIEVVDGPNDEGEMFTRPGKLSDRFPQPYANEQAARYSNGGAYPPDLSLITKARHNGQNYVFSLLTGYRDPPAGVSIREGLHYNPYFPGGAIAMPKMLIDGAVEYEDGTPATEAQMGKDVVSFLSWAAEPEMEERKLMGVKWIFLLSLALLQAAYYRRMKWSVYKSRKLVLDVVN; this is encoded by the exons ATGGCTGCTGGGAGGGGTATCAGCAAGCTTTTGAAGAGAGCATTTCGTCCATCT GGCTCATCTTTGCTTTCTTCATCCTGGATTAATCATGAAGAGGCCTCTGGCTTCACTGAATTGAGAGCATTGGCTATTCTGGGTGTTGGTGCTTCTGGCCTGTTGAGTTTTGCTACAATAGCATCTGCTGATGAAGCAGAACATGGGTTGGAAGCCCCACACTACCCCTGGCCACATGCTGGCATTCTTAGCTCATATGATCATGCATC AATAAGGCGTGGCCATCAAGTTTATCAACAAGTGTGTGCCTCTTGTCACTCAATGTCCTTGATTTCATACCGAGATTTGGTTGGCGTGGCCTATACAGAAGAGGAAACAAAGGCAATGGCTGCTGAGATTGAAGTGGTGGATGGTCCTAATGATGAAGGTGAAATGTTCACACGTCCAGGTAAACTGAGTGACCGTTTCCCACAACCCTATGCAAATGAGCAAGCAGCTCGATATTCAAATGGCGGGGCATACCCCCCAGATCTCAGTCTAATCACAAAG GCCAGGCACAATGGCCAAAactatgttttctctcttctcaccGGTTATCGTGATCCACCTGCTGGTGTTTCG attcgTGAAGGCCTGCATTACAATCCCTACTTCCCTGGTGGTGCCATAGCCATGCCCAAGATGCTTATCGATGGAGCTGTTGAGTATGAAGATGGCACTCCTGCCACAGAAGCCCAG ATGGGAAAAGATGTTGTCTCATTCTTGTCATGGGCGGCGGAGCCTGAGATGGAAGAGAGAAAACTG ATGGGAGTGAAATGGATCTTTCTACTCTCCCTCGCACTTCTGCAAGCTGCATATTACCGGCGGATGAAGTGGTCCGTCTACAAGTCTCGCAAGCTGGTCCTTGATGTGGTTAACTGA